Genomic DNA from Alicyclobacillus fastidiosus:
CCCCTGTGTGACCCCATTTTTCTTACAGCATATGACCCGGTGTCCATGACCACTTGGGTCATCGATTTCATTGTAAAGTACTTGGCAATTCTCCTCTGCTAGTGTGGCTTCGTACTGTCGCTTGGATAGTGAACTGTAGTAAAACTTTTGCCCAAACATCTCTGAGACCAATTCGCCATGTTGGCCACCTGTCGTAAATAGTGCTACACCATTTGGACGGAGCAATCGAATCACTTTTTTAAGGGTATTTATCTGCTTTTCCAAGGGGATGTGAAAGAGAGAGTCCCATGCCAACACACCATCGAAGTTGCTATTTATCATGCATGAAGTAATGTCGGACCTGATAAAGGTTACTTCAGGAATTATTTGTCGTGCCTTTTCTAACATTTTAGCTGATATGTCTAATCCCGTTACTCTTGCTCCATAGGATACAAGATGCCTTGTCAACGGAATCCCAGTTCCACAGCCTATGTCCAGAACACTAGGTGGGTTTAGATGATTCGAGTGATGAGGTAAGAAAGAAAGGAATTGATTAACATGATTTAGGCCAATTGTTTTGGACCGTCCATGTTCATAAAAATCTGCAATCTTATCATAATTTTTACGAATTTCATCAGGCGACATACTGACAGTCATTATGGCGAAGCTCCTTTCACTCTACCTATTACGAATCAGGTCAATGACGGCGTTTATCTAACACAAGAGACGCTCAGGCAGTTGATGCACGCCCATCTCTAAAATTATGAAGAAGTGGTCATATTACATGATCCTGCCCCAGAGTACAACAATCACATTATAATGCGGAATGCATTGTCATACGACCAGCAAACATTAGGCTTCTCGCCTCTCGCCCACTTGGGCCAATCGAGGAATTTAAAACATTCGCGTCAATTCGTTTTCGGAAACGTCTTCAATCCCAGTGGTGTATACTTATGGAAATATCGCCTGGGTAGGAGCGAGGTACGACTGGTATGGACCAACTGACTTTCGCCAGATGAGTTTATATCCTTCTATTATCGATCTTGACGCCAGTGATTCTCCTGAGTCATTATTCATCGGTTATCCTATTCAAGAACATTCTGACCTTGTGAAACAAGCAAATCCCATCACATATATAACAGAAAACACGCCTCCGTTTTTAATCATGCACGAGACCAGGACGAGTACGTGCCATACAACCAA
This window encodes:
- a CDS encoding class I SAM-dependent methyltransferase; protein product: MTVSMSPDEIRKNYDKIADFYEHGRSKTIGLNHVNQFLSFLPHHSNHLNPPSVLDIGCGTGIPLTRHLVSYGARVTGLDISAKMLEKARQIIPEVTFIRSDITSCMINSNFDGVLAWDSLFHIPLEKQINTLKKVIRLLRPNGVALFTTGGQHGELVSEMFGQKFYYSSLSKRQYEATLAEENCQVLYNEIDDPSGHGHRVICCKKNGVTQGNKTT